The genomic interval GGCGTGTTTCGGTGATAGCCGCCAGATCCCCGATCAGACTACCAACCATCTTGCCATGGCCATGATTGACGATCGATACTGAAACCAGAGATGACAGCAAATCAGACGAACAATTTTGACTTGTTGCGTTTTGTTCTGGCATCAATGGTCTTTCTGGTTCATGTACATGTATTGTCCGGTGAGCAAGGATTGGTTTTTCTTTCCCGTTATGTGTCTGCAGACCTGGCGGTGAAAAGTTTCTTCGTCGTAAGCGGCTTCCTGATCTTCCGCAGTTTCGAAGCGTCCCGGTCGGTCATTGATTATTTCGAGAAGCGCGCCAGAAGGATATACCCGGCTTACGCATGCGTTATCCTCGTTAGCGCGCTGATGGGCTTGGTTGTTACGCAGCTACGCTGGTCCGACTATCTCTCGATGCCGCTGCTGAAGTACCTGGCCGCCAATCTGGTATTCCTGAATTTCCTGACCCCTGCCCTGCCCGGTGTATTTACCGGCAACTTTCTGGAAGTAGTAAACGGCGCGCTCTGGACACTCAAGATCGAAGTTGCCTTCTATCTTTTTGTCCCTGTCATCGCATTGCTGTTCCGCCGCTTCGGATTTGTACAGGTGCTGGTAGTTCTC from Betaproteobacteria bacterium carries:
- a CDS encoding acyltransferase, which produces MTANQTNNFDLLRFVLASMVFLVHVHVLSGEQGLVFLSRYVSADLAVKSFFVVSGFLIFRSFEASRSVIDYFEKRARRIYPAYACVILVSALMGLVVTQLRWSDYLSMPLLKYLAANLVFLNFLTPALPGVFTGNFLEVVNGALWTLKIEVAFYLFVPVIALLFRRFGFVQVLVVLYVMSVIYLLFFEIMAQRTGRPVFDMLARQLPGQLTYFLIGGAFHYRESLLRRRTWPIVILSGLWLVFGSGPLDAILAPICLGFVVMYFAMGIPSLGNFGRYGDLSYGIYIIHFPVLQFLVWKGFFARSPEIAFFAAIAVINLLAWGSWHLVEKRWLRKSSHYVLSTGQAS